The Mycolicibacterium smegmatis genome has a window encoding:
- the marP gene encoding acid resistance serine protease MarP: MTPSLWLDLAVVAIAFVAAISGWRSGALGSLMSFIGVVLGAVAGVLLAPHVIPHVDGARTKLFVTLFLILALVVVGEIAGVVLGRAVRGTIRSGLFRAFDSVVGVSLMLVAVLVAAWLLGSLLTSSDQPNLAAAVKGSRVLSEVDRVAPTWLRQVPTRLSGLLDTSGLPDVLEPFGRTPIVNVDAPDAALADDAVVAATRPSVVKIRGVAPSCQKVLEGSGFVVAPSRVMSNAHVVAGADSVTVEVDGETYDAHVVSYDPDADISILDVPNLPSAPLAFAADPAPQGTDAVVMGYPGGGDFLATPARVREIIELNGPDIYRTTTVTREVYTVRGTVRQGNSGGPMINRAGKVLGVVFGAAVDDVDTGFVLTAKEVERQLAKIGNTERVATGTCINS, from the coding sequence ATGACACCCTCGCTGTGGCTTGATCTGGCCGTCGTCGCCATCGCCTTCGTCGCCGCCATCTCGGGTTGGCGTTCGGGGGCGCTGGGCTCGTTGATGTCGTTCATCGGCGTCGTGCTCGGTGCGGTGGCCGGTGTGCTGCTGGCCCCGCACGTGATCCCGCACGTGGACGGCGCGCGCACCAAACTGTTCGTGACGCTGTTCCTCATCCTCGCGCTCGTCGTGGTCGGCGAGATCGCGGGTGTGGTGCTGGGTCGCGCGGTGCGCGGCACCATCCGCAGCGGACTGTTCCGCGCGTTCGACTCGGTCGTCGGCGTGAGCCTGATGCTCGTCGCGGTCCTGGTCGCGGCGTGGCTGCTGGGCAGCCTGCTGACGTCGTCGGACCAGCCGAACCTCGCGGCCGCCGTGAAGGGTTCGCGGGTGCTGTCCGAGGTGGACCGTGTGGCGCCGACGTGGCTGCGCCAGGTGCCGACGCGGCTGTCGGGGCTGCTGGACACCTCGGGCCTGCCCGATGTGCTCGAGCCGTTCGGCCGCACCCCGATCGTCAACGTCGACGCGCCTGATGCGGCGTTGGCCGACGACGCCGTGGTCGCCGCGACGCGGCCCAGTGTGGTCAAGATCCGCGGCGTCGCGCCGAGCTGCCAGAAGGTGTTGGAGGGCAGTGGATTCGTGGTCGCGCCCAGCCGCGTGATGTCCAACGCGCACGTGGTGGCCGGTGCCGACAGCGTGACCGTGGAGGTCGACGGCGAGACCTACGACGCGCACGTGGTCTCGTACGACCCCGACGCCGACATCTCGATCCTCGACGTGCCGAACCTGCCGTCGGCGCCGCTGGCGTTCGCGGCGGACCCGGCGCCGCAGGGCACCGATGCCGTGGTGATGGGCTACCCGGGCGGTGGCGACTTCCTGGCCACGCCCGCGCGGGTGCGCGAGATCATCGAGCTCAACGGACCCGACATCTACCGCACCACCACCGTGACCCGCGAGGTTTACACCGTCAGAGGAACGGTGCGGCAAGGCAATTCGGGTGGGCCGATGATCAACCGGGCGGGCAAGGTGCTCGGCGTGGTGTTCGGTGCGGCCGTCGACGACGTCGACACGGGCTTCGTGCTCACCGCCAAGGAGGTCGAGCGCCAGCTCGCCAAGATCGGCAACACCGAGC
- a CDS encoding NUDIX hydrolase, which yields MSSTPEGLVPDAAPPWLRPLLDNVGHVPNAYRRRVPPEVLASIVEANHQAAETGSRRDAAVLVLFSGPPDAPAGVLPDDADLLVTVRASTLRHHAGQAAFPGGATDPGDTGPVATAFREATEETGVDTSRLHPLATLDKMFIPPSGFHVVPVLAYSPDPGPVTVVDEAETAAVSRVPVRAFINPENRLMVYRESNTSRFAGPAFLLNEMLVWGFTGQVISAMLDVAGWAKPWNTDDVRGLEEAMALVGRASSYGEAHRGTGI from the coding sequence GTGAGTTCGACGCCCGAGGGGCTGGTTCCCGACGCCGCCCCGCCCTGGCTCAGACCGCTGTTGGACAACGTCGGGCACGTGCCGAACGCCTACCGCCGCCGGGTCCCGCCCGAGGTGCTCGCGAGCATCGTCGAGGCCAATCATCAGGCCGCCGAAACCGGTTCGCGGCGCGACGCGGCCGTTCTGGTGCTGTTCTCCGGCCCGCCGGACGCGCCGGCGGGGGTGCTGCCCGACGACGCCGACCTGCTGGTGACGGTCCGCGCCTCGACGCTGCGTCACCACGCCGGGCAGGCCGCGTTCCCGGGCGGCGCCACCGATCCCGGGGACACCGGCCCGGTCGCGACGGCATTCCGCGAGGCCACCGAGGAGACCGGCGTCGACACCAGCCGGCTGCACCCGCTGGCCACGCTGGACAAGATGTTCATCCCGCCGTCGGGCTTCCACGTCGTCCCGGTGCTGGCGTACTCGCCGGATCCGGGCCCGGTGACCGTGGTCGACGAGGCCGAGACCGCGGCGGTGTCGCGGGTGCCGGTGCGCGCGTTCATCAATCCGGAGAACCGGCTGATGGTGTACCGCGAGAGCAACACGAGCCGTTTCGCGGGTCCGGCGTTCCTGCTCAACGAGATGTTGGTGTGGGGTTTCACGGGTCAGGTGATCTCGGCGATGCTCGATGTCGCGGGCTGGGCCAAGCCGTGGAACACCGACGACGTGCGGGGACTGGAGGAAGCAATGGCGCTAGTCGGCCGTGCGAGCAGTTACGGTGAAGCCCATCGTGGAACTGGAATTTGA
- a CDS encoding TlpA family protein disulfide reductase encodes MSVSTRWTVAVLVVLLALGTAFWLELRDDGAAPGAEAPSATARDHRDADTPEALAEPRARADLPPCPGPGNGQGPEALRGMTLECAGDGDPVDVAAALAGRPVVLNLWAYWCGPCADELPAMAEYQRRNPDVLVLTVHQDENETAALLRLAELGVRLPTLQDGRRLVAAALKVPNVMPATVVLRPDGSVAEILPRSFVDADEIAAAVDELIRSSR; translated from the coding sequence ATGAGCGTCTCGACCCGGTGGACCGTCGCGGTCCTGGTGGTTCTGCTGGCGTTGGGCACCGCATTCTGGCTGGAGTTGCGTGACGACGGCGCGGCCCCGGGTGCCGAGGCTCCCAGCGCGACGGCGCGCGACCACCGCGACGCCGACACCCCCGAGGCGCTCGCCGAACCCCGCGCCCGCGCCGATCTGCCGCCGTGCCCCGGCCCGGGAAACGGGCAGGGACCCGAGGCGCTGCGCGGGATGACCCTCGAATGCGCGGGCGACGGAGACCCGGTCGACGTCGCCGCGGCGCTGGCCGGCCGGCCCGTGGTGCTGAATTTGTGGGCGTACTGGTGCGGCCCGTGCGCCGACGAACTGCCCGCGATGGCCGAGTACCAGCGCCGCAACCCCGACGTCCTGGTGCTCACGGTGCACCAGGATGAGAACGAGACGGCCGCGCTGCTGCGGCTCGCCGAACTGGGCGTGCGGCTGCCGACGTTGCAGGACGGCCGCAGGCTGGTCGCCGCGGCACTCAAGGTGCCCAACGTCATGCCTGCCACCGTTGTGCTGCGTCCGGACGGTAGCGTTGCCGAGATCCTGCCCCGCTCGTTCGTCGACGCCGACGAGATCGCGGCGGCGGTCGATGAGTTGATCCGATCGAGCCGATAG